One stretch of Daphnia pulicaria isolate SC F1-1A chromosome 8, SC_F0-13Bv2, whole genome shotgun sequence DNA includes these proteins:
- the LOC124312010 gene encoding epidermal retinol dehydrogenase 2-like: MILQLYSLIIMSLDFCYMVCKAFVMWACIFYRTLFPAELKSISGKIVLITGAGRGIGREVALQFAQLGCTIVCWDINLEAAQETATEVEAIGGKASAFHCDVSQQKDVELKAKLVKNVVPHIDIIINNAGIMPCHPFLSHSIQEIDRCIDINVKGCIWVVREFLPGMIERKQGHLVSMSSIAGAMGCENVVPYSASKFAVRGMMEALTEEMRRDSRNLDIKCTTICPFVVDTGLCQRPRVKFPSFLRVTNVKDAASIIVRAVRRGDTLVFMPEYVYYFWLLIKILPSRVYDYVVDFFDTGLEPHDE, encoded by the exons A tgATTTTGCAGCTTTATTCTCTGATTATAATGAGCCTTGATTTCTGCTACATGGTTTGTAAAGCATTTGTGATGTGGGCTTGTATCTTCTATCGCACTCTTTTTCCAGCTGAACTGAAATCCATCAGTGGAAAAATTGTCCTG ataacaGGTGCAGGACGGGGCATTGGAAGAGAAGTTGCATTACAGTTTGCACAGCTTGGATGCACAATTGTTTGCTGGGATATTAATCTAGAGGCTGCTCAAGAAACTGCCACAGAAGTTGAAGCTATAGGGGGGAAAGCAAGTGCTTTTCATTGTGATGTTTCACAACAAAAAGATGTAGAATTAAAAGCTAAACTAGTGAAGAATGTTGTTCCACATATAGACATTATTATCAACAATGCTGGCATTATGCCTTGCCATCCCTTCCTCAGCCACAGCATTCAAGAGATTGATAGATGTATTGACATCAATGTGAAAGGTTGCATctgg GTTGTCCGCGAGTTTCTTCCAGGTATGATAGAGCGTAAGCAAGGTCACCTGGTTTCTATGTCCTCCATTGCTGGTGCAATGGGGTGTGAGAACGTTGTTCCATATAGTGCATCCAAATTTGCCGTACGAGGAATGATGGAAGCATTGACAGAAGAAATGCGACGTGACAGCCGCAATTTAGATATAAAATGCACGACCATATGCCCTTTTGTCGTAG ACACGGGACTTTGCCAAAGACCGCGCGTGaa ATTTCCAAGTTTCTTGCGTGTTACAAATGTGAAAGACGCGGCTAGTATCATTGTTCGAGCTGTGAGACGTGGAGATACACTGGTATTCATGCCTGAATATGTCTATTACTTCTGGCTTCTCATCAA GATATTACCGTCCCGGGTCTACGATTACGTGGTAGATTTTTTTGATACTGGATTGGAACCACATGACGAATGA